A window from Oncorhynchus keta strain PuntledgeMale-10-30-2019 unplaced genomic scaffold, Oket_V2 Un_contig_25658_pilon_pilon, whole genome shotgun sequence encodes these proteins:
- the LOC127922427 gene encoding rho GDP-dissociation inhibitor 1-like: LQVNRDIVSGLKYVHLTYRKGIRVDKAVYMVGSYGPRVEEHEFMTPVEEAPKGMIVRGSYHIKSHFTDDDKTDHLLGVEPGDQEGLGRIERMC, from the exons ctccaggttaaCAGGGATATTGTGTCTGGGCTGAAGTACGTCCATCTGACCTACAGGAAAGGAATCAGAG TGGACAAGGCGGTGTACATGGTGGGCAGCTATGGGCCGCGGGTGGAGGAGCACGAGTTCATGACCCCGGTGGAGGAGGCGCCCAAAGGCATGATTGTCAGAGGCAGCTACCACATCAAGTCCCACTTCACCGATGACGACAAGACCGACCACCTCCTGGGAGTGGAACCTGGGGATCAAGAAGGACTGGGACGAATAGAGAGGa TGTGTTAA